The Corallococcus soli genome includes a window with the following:
- a CDS encoding EI24 domain-containing protein, which yields MRPVSPIPVLSPRPRLSDFFQGVGLLGRAFGLVFRSRRLLLLSTLCAAITAIALLGLGILLYRYAPGLLDSVWTRPESWYGRAGWYTVLILSSLVAWVVGANVVPPLLLAPLQDPLSEATEAECGEADATSPASFLRGLTTGLLHTLARMALLFLGLAVLLPLNLVPGLGSLAFTVLASLWTMLWMAAEHLAAPMTRHLYPFAQVRRMLRERRALCMGFGAGVYLLLWVPILNTFFLPVAVIGGTLLYRGLRATGDLPPPPDALVPPGRGA from the coding sequence ATGCGTCCTGTGTCCCCCATCCCCGTCCTGTCCCCCCGGCCCCGGTTGTCGGATTTCTTCCAGGGCGTGGGGCTGCTCGGTCGCGCCTTCGGGCTGGTGTTCCGCTCGCGCCGGCTGCTGCTGCTGTCCACCCTCTGCGCGGCCATCACCGCCATCGCCCTGCTGGGCCTGGGCATCCTGCTCTACCGCTACGCCCCCGGCCTGCTGGACTCCGTCTGGACCCGGCCCGAGTCCTGGTACGGGCGCGCCGGCTGGTACACCGTCCTCATCCTGTCCTCCCTGGTCGCCTGGGTGGTGGGCGCCAACGTGGTGCCGCCCCTCCTGCTCGCCCCCCTCCAGGACCCGCTGTCGGAGGCCACCGAAGCAGAATGTGGGGAAGCGGACGCCACGTCGCCCGCTTCGTTCCTGCGCGGGCTGACGACAGGGCTGTTGCACACGCTCGCCCGCATGGCGCTCCTGTTCCTGGGGCTGGCGGTGCTGCTGCCGCTCAACCTGGTCCCGGGCCTGGGCAGCCTCGCGTTCACCGTGCTGGCCAGCCTGTGGACCATGCTGTGGATGGCCGCTGAACATCTGGCCGCCCCGATGACGCGCCACCTCTACCCGTTCGCCCAGGTGCGCCGCATGCTTCGCGAGCGACGGGCCCTGTGCATGGGCTTCGGGGCAGGCGTCTACCTGCTGCTCTGGGTTCCCATCCTCAACACCTTCTTCCTCCCGGTGGCCGTCATCGGGGGCACCCTGCTGTACCGGGGTCTGCGCGCCACGGGCGACCTGCCCCCGCCCCCGGATGCGCTCGTCCCGCCTGGCA
- a CDS encoding glutamate--cysteine ligase has product MSLDLKRVASEPLTSVAPLVDGLRAAEKPRAEHRLGLEHEKFIYPVGSAQPVPYEGPNGVGALLETLAPGGYEPFRETPQSPVIALQKGMAAISLEPGGQFELSGSPFFTAREAHEENLAHLKETKAAAARLGLRLVGLGYRPVGTTGEMPWMPKTRYQVMRRTLPERGRLALNMMLMTSTGQVSLDWADEADCVKKTVTVARLSPLLVALYANSPLVEGKPSGYMTFRSRVWEEVDPTRCGYLPSWFDGSFSYQAYVDWALDAPLLFLRRNGEYRHPKLTFRQLIKEGYEGKPPDMGDWTDHLSTLFPEVRLKKVLEVRGADCGSAAMTGALGALWRGLLYDAQALEEAQLLLPRLSFTEHLSFHDTARREGLAGKLGAHELHRLAGEMVSIAKRGLQRLDPQDAPLLAPLEEVAASGRSPAQAVLDAWAKDPRPEVLMTRFEL; this is encoded by the coding sequence ATGTCCCTCGACCTCAAGCGCGTGGCCTCCGAGCCCCTCACCTCCGTGGCCCCGTTGGTGGATGGCCTCCGGGCCGCGGAAAAGCCCCGGGCCGAGCACCGGCTCGGGCTGGAGCACGAGAAGTTCATCTACCCGGTGGGGTCCGCCCAACCCGTGCCCTACGAGGGACCGAACGGGGTGGGGGCGCTGCTGGAGACGCTGGCGCCGGGCGGCTACGAGCCTTTCCGTGAAACGCCCCAGTCGCCGGTCATCGCGCTGCAGAAGGGCATGGCGGCCATCTCGCTGGAGCCGGGCGGGCAGTTCGAGCTGTCCGGCAGCCCCTTCTTCACGGCGCGCGAGGCGCACGAGGAGAACCTGGCGCACCTGAAGGAGACGAAGGCGGCGGCGGCGCGGCTGGGCCTGCGGCTGGTGGGGCTGGGGTACCGGCCGGTGGGCACGACGGGCGAGATGCCCTGGATGCCCAAGACGCGCTACCAGGTGATGCGCCGCACGCTGCCGGAGCGCGGCCGGCTGGCGCTCAACATGATGTTGATGACGTCCACCGGGCAGGTGTCGCTGGACTGGGCGGACGAAGCGGACTGCGTGAAGAAGACGGTGACGGTGGCGCGGCTGTCGCCGCTGCTGGTGGCGCTGTACGCCAACAGCCCGCTCGTGGAAGGCAAGCCGTCCGGCTACATGACCTTCCGCAGCCGCGTCTGGGAAGAGGTGGACCCCACGCGGTGCGGCTACCTGCCGTCCTGGTTCGACGGCTCCTTCTCCTATCAGGCGTACGTGGACTGGGCGCTGGACGCGCCGCTGCTGTTCCTGCGGCGCAACGGCGAGTACCGCCACCCGAAGCTTACCTTCCGCCAGCTGATCAAGGAGGGCTACGAGGGCAAGCCGCCGGACATGGGGGACTGGACGGACCACCTGTCCACGCTGTTCCCCGAGGTGCGGCTCAAGAAGGTGCTGGAGGTGCGCGGCGCGGACTGTGGCAGCGCGGCGATGACGGGCGCGCTGGGCGCCCTGTGGCGCGGCCTCCTCTATGACGCGCAGGCCCTGGAAGAGGCGCAGCTGCTGCTGCCCCGGTTGAGCTTCACCGAGCACCTGTCCTTCCACGACACCGCGCGCCGCGAGGGCCTGGCCGGGAAGCTGGGGGCACACGAGCTGCACCGGCTGGCCGGGGAGATGGTGTCCATCGCGAAGCGCGGGCTCCAGCGGTTGGATCCCCAGGACGCGCCGCTGCTGGCGCCGCTGGAGGAGGTGGCCGCGTCGGGGCGCTCGCCCGCGCAGGCGGTGCTGGACGCGTGGGCGAAGGACCCGCGTCCGGAAGTGCTGATGACGCGCTTCGAGCTGTGA
- a CDS encoding Hsp70 family protein produces the protein MAPPDAAPSATAQATGPDSPSTPATAQATEPNSPPTPAAAQATEPNSPSTPAADTAARAPTVADTGARGRRRTRLDLPTVPTTTPAAAEVVLGIDVGTSHARVAVFIDGVATLIPLPGTHEAGLPSVIAMDSAGELHVGAAALAEAAREPRRAALGLKRLLGLRARSPQLRWLGPQLPFPLATDLRGDAGVELGGRVVGPAQFTTLLLRELHQAATAFLGRKVTRAVLCAPSHFTERQRATLRDAALEAGLDVRRVLTNSAAAALAYAHGRGLARKRVLVVDLGGGGLEVCVVQVTGDDLEVVTTGGDPTLGGMDFDARIAEALVSDLPGQGQPRPEHPLDWLPLRAIAGSTKEALSTRDSVDVVLPSGPGPTLDRERVEALTADLAQRVVAVTRDVLESNALSPQGLDAVVLVGGQGRAPLVRRRLEESLGVPVREDVDACTAGVRGAAMLGHALLLAEVGKPAASVSEVLTSPIGVAEHSGAFRRVLERNTRLPTSKTLVLPVAAPGPLVLAFFQGTAQASAENEWLGALHLTVERPGEVEVHLELSPDGTLAFGATLPGGKRQPVPLATEDLDDAAREALIARSPFLTEPESRPGGLLSGLKKLFGRR, from the coding sequence GTGGCCCCACCCGACGCCGCGCCATCCGCCACCGCCCAGGCCACCGGTCCTGACAGCCCGTCCACGCCCGCCACCGCCCAGGCCACCGAGCCAAACAGCCCGCCCACGCCCGCCGCCGCCCAGGCCACCGAGCCAAACAGCCCGTCCACGCCCGCCGCCGACACAGCCGCCCGTGCCCCCACCGTCGCGGACACCGGCGCGCGCGGTCGCCGCCGCACCCGCCTCGACCTGCCCACCGTGCCCACCACCACGCCCGCGGCGGCGGAGGTCGTGCTCGGCATCGACGTGGGCACCTCCCACGCTCGCGTGGCGGTCTTCATCGACGGCGTCGCCACCCTCATCCCCCTGCCCGGCACCCACGAAGCGGGCCTGCCCTCCGTCATCGCGATGGACAGCGCCGGTGAGCTGCACGTCGGCGCCGCCGCCCTGGCCGAAGCCGCCCGCGAGCCCCGCCGCGCCGCGCTCGGCCTCAAGCGCCTGCTCGGGCTGCGCGCACGCTCCCCGCAGCTTCGCTGGCTCGGGCCCCAGCTCCCCTTCCCCCTCGCCACCGACCTTCGCGGCGACGCGGGCGTGGAGCTGGGCGGTCGCGTCGTGGGCCCTGCCCAGTTCACCACGCTGCTCCTGCGCGAGCTGCATCAAGCGGCCACCGCGTTCCTCGGCCGCAAGGTGACGCGCGCCGTCCTCTGCGCCCCCTCGCACTTCACCGAACGCCAGCGCGCCACCCTTCGCGACGCCGCGCTCGAGGCCGGCCTGGACGTGCGCCGCGTCCTCACCAACAGCGCCGCCGCGGCGCTCGCGTACGCGCATGGCCGGGGCCTGGCCCGCAAGCGCGTCCTCGTCGTGGACCTGGGCGGCGGCGGCCTGGAGGTCTGCGTGGTGCAGGTGACGGGCGACGACCTGGAGGTCGTCACCACCGGCGGCGACCCCACCCTGGGCGGCATGGACTTCGACGCCCGCATCGCCGAGGCGCTCGTCAGCGACCTCCCCGGACAGGGCCAGCCCCGCCCCGAACACCCGCTCGACTGGCTCCCCCTGCGCGCCATCGCCGGGTCCACCAAGGAGGCCCTCTCCACCCGGGACTCCGTGGACGTCGTCCTGCCCTCCGGCCCCGGCCCCACGCTCGACCGCGAGCGCGTGGAGGCCCTCACCGCCGACCTCGCCCAGCGCGTCGTCGCCGTCACCCGCGACGTGCTCGAATCCAACGCCCTGTCCCCGCAGGGGCTGGACGCCGTGGTGCTCGTGGGCGGACAGGGCCGGGCCCCGCTCGTGCGCCGCCGGCTGGAGGAGAGCCTGGGCGTGCCCGTGCGCGAGGACGTGGACGCGTGCACCGCCGGGGTGCGCGGCGCCGCGATGCTCGGCCACGCGCTGCTGCTCGCGGAGGTCGGCAAGCCCGCCGCCAGCGTCTCCGAGGTCCTCACCTCCCCCATCGGCGTCGCTGAACACTCCGGCGCCTTCCGCCGCGTGCTGGAGCGCAACACTCGCCTGCCCACCTCCAAGACGCTGGTGCTGCCCGTGGCCGCGCCCGGCCCGCTGGTGCTCGCGTTCTTCCAGGGCACCGCGCAGGCCTCCGCGGAGAACGAATGGCTCGGCGCCCTCCACCTCACCGTGGAGCGCCCCGGCGAGGTGGAGGTGCACCTGGAGCTGTCCCCCGACGGCACCCTGGCCTTCGGCGCCACCCTGCCCGGGGGCAAGCGTCAGCCCGTGCCGCTCGCGACGGAGGACCTGGACGACGCCGCCCGCGAGGCCCTCATCGCCCGCTCGCCCTTCCTCACCGAACCCGAGTCCCGCCCCGGCGGGCTGCTGTCCGGCTTGAAGAAGCTCTTCGGCCGCCGTTAG